In a single window of the Prinia subflava isolate CZ2003 ecotype Zambia chromosome 3, Cam_Psub_1.2, whole genome shotgun sequence genome:
- the GPR143 gene encoding G-protein coupled receptor 143 → MASPRLETYCCPNRDAATQLVVDFQPKVFCGVCIGSASISLLLTILQLLPKKGQSPRKMPKASSSSTILLLISICDILGGIGMIFRSSVWLGFPGFIANISVVNGTDVWPSTFCVGSAMWIQLLYSAGFWWLFCYAVDSYLVVRRSAGLSTIVLYHMMTWGLAVMLCVEGIALLYYPSLSSCENGLEHAIPHYITTYAPLLLVLVVNPILFRRTVSAVASLLKGRQGIYTENERRLGTEIQMRFFKIMLVFVICWSSNIINETLLFYLEMQPDINEMPLKNIRSAALITWIIMGVLNPMQGFLFTLAFYGWTGWRVDLKWRKREIPWESMSSSTAGENAYPAPVNYQSNLHDSKKISTTDSQQTDEAISMLSEGNTSSDERLTRSSPIYQGW, encoded by the exons ATGGCTTCTCCAAGGTTAGAAACCTACTGCTGCCCAAACCGGGATGCAGCTACACAGCTGGTGGTGGACTTCCAGCCTAAGGTCTTCTGCGGAGTCTGCATTGGCAGTGCCTCCATCAGCCTGCTGCTGaccatcctgcagctcctgccaaagAAGGGACAGAGCCCACGGAAGATGCCCaaagcctcctcctcctccacaatCCTTCTCCTTATCTCCATTTGTGACATCCTTGGAGGCATAG GTATGATCTTCAGGTCAAGTGTATGGCTGGGCTTCCCTGGCTTCATAGCTAACATTTCTGTGGTAAACGGGACCGACGTGTGGCCTTCCACTTTCTGCGTGGGGAGCGCG ATGTGGATCCAGCTGTTATATAGTGCTGGCTTCTGGTGGTTGTTCTGCTATGCTGTTGATTCTTACTTGGTGGTGAGAAGATCAGCTGGACTGAG TACGATCGTGCTGTACCACATGATGACGTGGGGCCTGGCAGTGATGCTCTGCGTGGAGGGCATTGCTCTGCTCTACTACCCTTCTCTCTCCAG CTGTGAAAATGGCTTGGAACATGCAATCCCACATTACATCACAACCTATGCCCCACTCCTGCTGGTGCTTGTGGTCAACCCAATCCTGTTTAGGAGGACAGTATCAGCAG TTGCCTCCTTACTGAAAGGGAGACAAGGGATTTACACAGAGAATGAAAGACGTCTAGGGACAGAGATCCAGATGCGCTTCTTCAAAATTATGCTGGTATTTGTTATTTG CTGGTCATCCAATATCATCAACGAGACCCTCTTGTTCTATCTCGAAATGCAGCCAGATATCAATGAAATGCCCCTGAAAAACATCAGAAGTGCTGCACTGATCACCTGGATTATAATG GGGGTTCTTAATCCCATGCAGGGCTTTCTCTTCACATTAGCTTTCTATGGCTGGACAGGATGGAGAGTGGACCTGAAATGGCGAAAAAGAGAAATCCCCTGGGAATCTATGTCCTCATCAACAGCAGGGGAAAATGCCTACCCTGCACCAGTGAACTACCAAAGCAACCTCCACGATTCCAAGAAGATCTCGACAACTGACAGCCAGCAGACTGACGAGGCCATAAGCATGTTGTCTGAAGGTAACACCAGCAGTGACGAGAGATTAACCAGAAGCTCTCCCATCTACCAGGGCTGGTAG